In the Acropora muricata isolate sample 2 chromosome 1, ASM3666990v1, whole genome shotgun sequence genome, one interval contains:
- the LOC136930822 gene encoding uncharacterized protein, with amino-acid sequence MRLKFLFADRNSKPHPFHVKSNWQPPPQPSVALENYLERTKYEIATISFCDSQDNLSAKEREALKKLRANTKVNIKKADKGNTTVVMDTQRKITEGSDQVYDTNYYTPLQEPIVASTANKVKLIVNKLYVNKHIDETTFKWLNNSQNPPRIPEFYTLTKIHKPNLAGRPIVSGNGGPTERISSFIDSLLQPIAKKQESYIKDTTDFVRFIENTPIPENAIIATLDVCSLYTNIPQEEGIKVVCKYYNDHYQPNPPIPTSTLGDLMKLILKENSFHFNGKHFLQTHGIAMGTKMAVAFSVIFMAHVEKQLLLSSPHKPIIWKRFIDDIFSVWTSSKQEIDSFIDFANRFHTTIKFTCEMSSEHAVFLDTEVFKGPRFASNKILDVQTHFKATETFQYTHFSSCHPLSVKKGFIKGETLRLLRTNSIKEKFESSKRDFKFRLLERGYPQKLVNNIQAEVDFSSRNNALKYKPKTSKNILPFVTTYNPGVPKLKEILMKNWSLISNNPNLARIFPNAPIVAYKKDKSLKDLLVRAKIPPQP; translated from the coding sequence ATGCGCTTAAAATTTCTCTTCGCTGACCGCAACAGCAAACCACACCCGTTCCACGTCAAATCTAACTGGCAACCGCCACCACAACCTTCAGTGGCACTTGAAAACTACTTGGAACGAACAAAATATGAGATTGCTACAATATCGTTCTGCGATTCGCAGGACAATCTATCAGCAAAAGAACGAGAAGCCCTTAAAAAACTTCGCGCAAACACAAAAGTGAACATTAAAAAAGCTGACAAGGGAAACACCACAGTCGTTATGGATACTCAGAGAAAAATCACAGAGGGCAGTGATCAAGTTTATGACACAAATTACTACACCCCTCTACAAGAACCAATAGTAGCATCAACGGCTAACAAAGTCAAACTTATAGTCAATAAACTGTATGTTAACAAACACATTGACGAAACGACTTTCAAGTGGCTCAACAATAGTCAAAATCCACCCAGGATACCGGAATTCTACACGCTGactaaaatccacaaacctaatttAGCCGGCAGACCAATAGTTTCCGGAAACGGTGGCCCTACAGAACGCATTTCAAGTTTTATTGACTCGCTCCTACAGCCCATCGCTAAGAAACAAGAGTCGTACATTAAAGACACAACTGATTTTGTtcgtttcattgaaaacacaccAATTCCAGAGAACGCAATCATCGCTACACTAGATGTTTGCTCACTCTATACCAATATTCCACAAGAAGAAGGAATCAAGGTTGTTtgcaaatattacaacgatCACTATCAGCCTAACCCGCCAATCCCCACATCCACTCTTGGGGACCTTATGAAGCTGATATTAAAggaaaattcatttcattttaatggCAAACACTTCCTACAAACCCACGGTATAgcaatgggcacaaaaatggcagtagccTTCTCGGTTATCTTCATGGCCCATGTTGAGAAACAACTACTCCTTTCTAGCCCTCACAAACCTATTATCTGGAAAAGGTTCATTGACGACATTTTCTCAGTATGGActtcaagcaaacaagaaatcgACAGTTTCATTGATTTTGCCAACAGATTCCATACCACAATCAAATTCACATGTGAAATGTCGTCCGAACACGCTGTTTTCTTAGATACTGAAGTTTTCAAAGGACCACGTTTCGCGTCGAACAAAATACTCGATGtccaaacacatttcaaagctaCAGAAACGTTCCAATACACGCATTTCTCTTCATGCCACCCTCTCAGCGTCAAAAAGGGTTTTATTAAAGGAGAGACACTACGTTTGTTACGAACGAACTCAATTAAAGAGAAATTCGAGTCAAGCAAACGGGATTTCAAATTCCGCCTACTCGAACGCGGCTACCCACAAAAGCTTGTAAACAACATACAAGCCGAAGTCGACTTCTCATCACGAAATAACGCTTTgaaatacaaaccaaagacatccaaAAACATTCTACCGTTCGTCACCACCTACAACCCAGGTGTAccgaaactcaaagaaatcctaATGAAAAATTGGTCTTTGATCTCTAACAACCCAAACCTTGCgcgaatctttccgaatgcccccattgtcgcttacaagAAGGACAAATcgctcaaagaccttttggtcagagctaagaTCCCTCCCCAACCTTAA